The following proteins come from a genomic window of Anopheles ziemanni chromosome 3, idAnoZiCoDA_A2_x.2, whole genome shotgun sequence:
- the LOC131286470 gene encoding ATPase WRNIP1-like — protein sequence MAESALDSPQPSTSATKYPCPVCNKWVPDTQINEHIDQCLKDPNCEDPGDLPIVIPSSPQEASSSITSSETKEPKRTFSIFERNKASGSASKRARRESPEKNEANPTIEQLEQDIISIETEGEEEEEHPKPSTSKQQAKQDDSQNAASLPVESSVPLAERVRPTRIEDYIGQDQVMGRNTMLRRLFDNGTIPSMILWGPPGCGKTTLAHIIANHCKQNVDSLRFVKLSATMVGVAEVKDVIKVAKNDAKFKRRTILFMDEIHRFNKAQQDQFLPHVESGTITLIGATTENPSFSLNSALLSRCRVIVLEKHSVESMMRILERALPQYGAIMVKDNNNENDQLPDLSHLSFVPRLILKEDIIRWLAETSDGDARIGLNGLQLALRSFQLDLGVSEETSPQILSLEDVRDGIKKSHLLYDRNGDQHYDIISALHKSIRASDDNAALYWATRMIASGEDPRYICRRMIRMASEDIGIADTNALQVATSTLTAVQSIGMPEADVIIAHCAVYLARAPKSREVYEAYKRCRASIDQWKGPMPSVPMHLRNAPTKLMKDLNYGAGYNLLHKNESGLTYLPKELEEENYFSD from the exons ATGGCGGAAAGCGCTCTAGATTCGCCACAGCCCTCCACATCGGCGACAAAATACCCCTGTCCCGTGTGCAACAAGTGGGTTCCCGACACACAAATCAACGAACATATTGACCAATGCCTGAAAGACCCCAACTGCGAAGATCCCGGCGATTTGCCAATCGTCATACCCAGTTCACCACAGGAAGCGTCCTCCAGCATCACATCAAGCGAAACAAAGGAACCGAAGCGTACGTTCAGTATTTTCGAGCGAAACAAAGCCTCTGGATCGGCTTCGAAACGGGCACGACGGGAGTCACCAGAGAAGAATGAAGCTAATCCCACAATAGAGCAGTTGGAACAGGACATTATTAGTATTGAAACGGAAGGAGAAGAGGAGGAAGAGCATCCAAAACCTAGCACCAGCAAGCAACAGGCCAAACAAGATGATTCCCAAAATGCTGCTAGCTTACCGGTGGAGTCGAGTGTGCCACTGGCGGAACGGGTACGGCCAACGCGGATCGAGGATTACATTGGTCAGGACCAGGTAATGGGACGCAACACGATGCTTCGTCGGCTTTTCGACAACGGTACCATTCCAAGCATGATCCTGTGGGGTCCACCGGGTTGTGGCAAGACGACCCTAGCGCACATCATCGCCAACCACTGCAAGCAAAATGTCGACAGTCTTCGCTTCGTGAAGCTATCGGCCACGATGGTAGGCGTCGCCGAGGTGAAAGACGTGATAAAAGTCGCCAAAAACGATGCTAAGTTCAAACGGCGAACGATTTTGTTTATGGACGAAATTCATCGATTTAACAAGGCGCAACAGGATCAGTTCCTTCCGCACGTTGAATCGGGCACGATTACACTGATCGGAGCGACGACTGAAAACCCCTCATTCAGTTTGAATTCGGCGTTGCTCAGCCGGTGTCGGGTGATCGTGCTTGAAAAGCACTCGGTCGAGAGCATGATGCGTATTTTGGAGCGTGCCTTACCCCAATACGGGGCCATAATGGTCAAGGACAATAACAACGAGAACGACCAACTGCCTGATTTAAGCCATTTGTCTTTCGTGCCTCG GCTCATACTAAAGGAAGATATCATCCGCTGGCTGGCGGAGACCAGTGACGGTGACGCCCGAATCGGGCTTAACGGCCTACAGCTGGCCCTGCGATCGTTTCAGCTCGATCTTGGAGTGTCGGAAGAGACGAGCCCACAAATACTGTCCCTGGAGGATGTCCGCGATGGCATCAAGAAATCTCATCTACTCTACGATCGCAATGGCGATCAGCACTATGACATAATCTCGGCCTTGCACAAATCCATCCGTGCTTCGGACGATAACGCTGCCTTATACTGGGCAACGCGCATGATCGCTTCCGGTGAAGACCCACGCTACATTTGCCGTCGCATGATCCGGATGGCAAGCGAAGACATTGGCATCGCTGATACAAACGCCCTCCAGGTAGCTACCAGCACGCTGACTGCCGTGCAGTCGATCGGGATGCCGGAAGCGGACGTTATCATCGCGCACTGTGCTGTCTATCTGGCACGGGCACCAAAAAGCCGGGAAGTGTACGAAGCGTATAAACGCTGCCGTGCGTCCATCGACCAGTGGAAAGGGCCGATGCCAAGTGTTCCCATGCACCTGCGGAACGCGCCCACTAAGCTGATGAAGGATCTCAATTACGGGGCCGGGTACAACTTGCTGCACAAGAACGAATCTGGCTTGACTTACTTGCCGAAAGAATTGGAAGAGGAAAACTACTTCTCTGATTGA
- the LOC131285617 gene encoding 116 kDa U5 small nuclear ribonucleoprotein component: MDTASYDEFGNYIGPDLESDSDDDQSIYGQPDQQEDEDEEPMEDEPEPEEEEKRSSKAVVLHEDKRYYPTSLEVYGEEVETIVQEEDAQPLDKPLIEPVKKMKFQLKTQELPQTTYKMEFLSDLMDTPTLIRNVALIGHLHHGKTTFVDCLVRQTHPQLRSMEERNLRYTDTLFTEQERGVSIKATPMTLVLQDVKGKSFLINTFDTPGHVNFSDEVTASMRLCDGVVLFVDVAEGVTLNTERLLKHAIQEKLSFTVCINKIDRLILELKLPPQDAYFKLQHIVEEINGLLTLHGDSTVKPVSPVLGNVCFASSLYGICFTLKSFARLYANTYPEVNVEEFAKRLWGDMYFHSKTRKFTRKPAHTSAQRSFVEFILEPLYKLFAQVVGDVDTTLADTLAELQIPVTSEEMKCNIRPLLRTICNRFVGDFCGFVQMCVDHIRSPLENAQTKIDHIYTGVRESGIYQDMLNCDANAQLMVHSSKMYPTEDCTFFQVQARVMSGTLHAGQEVRVLGENYSLLDEEDSRVLQVGRLWIYEARYKIELNRVPAGNWVLIEGIDQCIVKTATITDVQMSEDVFIFRPLKFNTQSVIKIAVEPVNPSELPKMLDGLRKVNKSYPLLSTRVEESGEHVILGTGELYLDCVMHDLRKMYSEIDIKVADPVVAFCESVVETSSLKCFAETPNKKNKITMIAEPLEKGLAEDIENETVSIGWNKKKLGEFFQVNYQWDLLAARSIWAFGPDNTGPNILVDDTLPFEVDKTLLGAVKDSIVQGFQWGTREGPLCEEPIRNVKFKILDAVIAQESLHRGGGQIIPTARRVAYSAFLMATPRLMEPYLFVEVQAPADCVSSVYTVLARRRGHVTQDAPVPGSPLYLIKAFIPAIDSFGFETDLRTHTQGQAFCLSVFHHWQIVPGDPLDKSIVIRPLEPQPATHLAREFMIKTRRRKGLSEDVSINKFFDDPMLLELARQDVLLNYPI; this comes from the exons ATGGATACGGCCTCATACGACGAGTTTGGCAACTACATCGGCCCGGACTTGGAAAGCGACAGTGACGACGATCAGAGTATCTACGGGCAACCGGACCAGCAGGAAGATGAAGACGAGGAGCCGATGGAGGACGAACCAGAGCCGGAGGAAGAAGAGAAACGGTCGTCCAAAGCGGTAGTGCTGCACGAGGACAAACGCTACTATCCGACCTCGCTGGAGGTGTACGGCGAGGAGGTGGAAACGATCGTCCAAGAGGAGGATGCTCAGCCGCTGGACAAACCGTTGATCGAGCCGGTCAAGAAGATGAAGTTTCAGCTCAAAACGCAAGAACTGCCGCAAACGACGTACAAGATGGAGTTTCTTTCCGACCTCATGGACACGCCGACGTTGATACGCAATGTCGCCCTGATAGGGCACCTGCACCACGGCAAAACGACCTTTGTTGATTGTCTCGTGCGGCAAACGCACCCCCAGTTGCGAAGCATGGAGGAGCGAAACCTTCGCTACACCGATACGCTCTTCACCGAGCAGGAACGGGGCGTCAGCATAAAGGCCACCCCGATGACGCTCGTGCTACAGGACGTTAAAGGAAAAAGCTTCCTAATCAACACGTTCGACACACCGGGGCATGTCAACTTCTCCGACGAAGTTACCGCCTCGATGCGGTTGTGCGATGGCGTCGTGCTGTTCGTCGACGTTGCCGAGGGTGTCACGCTGAACACGGAGCGGTTGCTAAAGCATGCAATCCAGGAGAAACTCTCCTTCACCGTGTGCATCAACAAGATTGATCGACTGATCCTTGAGCTGAAGCTTCCTCCCCAGGACGCGTACTTCAAGCTGCAACACATTGTGGAGGAGATCAACGGACTGCTCACGCTGCACGGTGACTCCACGGTCAAACCGGTCTCGCCCGTGCTGGGTAATGTGTGTTTTGCGAGCTCACTTTATGGAATTTGCTTCACGCTGAAATCATTTGCTCGCCTCTATGCCAATACGTACCCGGAGGTAAACGTGGAAGAGTTTGCAAAGCGGTTATGGGGCGACATGTACTTTCACAGTAAAAC CCGCAAATTTACACGCAAACCGGCACACACTTCAGCCCAGCGAAGCTTTGTGGAGTTCATTCTGGAACCGCTGTACAAACTGTTCGCTCAGGTCGTCGGCGACGTGGACACTACGCTGGCCGACACACTCGCCGAGCTGCAGATCCCTGTGACGTCGGAGGAAATGAAGTGCAACATTCGGCCGTTGCTGCGCACCATTTGCAATCGGTTCGTGGGCGACTTCTGTGGCTTCGTACAGATGTGCGTCGATCACATCCGGTCGCCGCTGGAAAACGCTCAGACCAAGATTGACCATATCTACACGGGAGTGCGGGAAAGTGGCATCTACCAGGACATGCTGAATTGCGACGCGAACGCGCAGCTTATGGTGCACAGTTCGAAGATGTACCCAACGGAGGATTGCACGTTCTTCCAGGTGCAGGCGCGCGTTATGAGCGGTACGCTGCACGCGGGCCAGGAGGTGCGGGTGCTTGGTGAGAACTACTCGCTGCTTGACGAGGAGGACAGCCGGGTGCTGCAGGTCGGGCGATTGTGGATCTACGAGGCGCGTTACAAGATTGAGCTGAATCGCGTCCCGGCCGGTAACTGGGTGCTGATCGAGGGCATCGATCAGTGCATCGTGAAGACCGCCACCATTACCGATGTGCAGATGAGCGAGGACGTGTTCATCTTCCGGCCGCTCAAGTTCAACACGCAGAGTGTCATAAAGATCGCCGTCGAACCGGTGAATCCTTCCGAGCTGCCCAAAATGCTGGACGGGCTGCGCAAGGTGAACAAGTCGTACCCGCTGCTATCGACGCGCGTCGAAGAGTCGGGTGAGCACGTGATTCTGGGCACAGGCGAGCTGTACCTCGATTGCGTGATGCACGATCTGCGCAAAATGTACTCGGAGATCGATATCAAGGTGGCCGATCCGGTGGTGGCATTCTGCGAGAGTGTGGTCGAAACGAGCTCTCTGAAGTGCTTTGCCGAGACACCGAACAAGAAGAACAAGATTACGATGATCGCTGAGCCGCTGGAGAAGGGGTTGGCGGAGGACATCGAAAACGAGACGGTTTCAATCGGCTGGAACAAGAAGAAGCTGGGCGAATTTTTCCAGGTCAACTACCAGTGGGATTTGCTGGCGGCTCGCTCGATCTGGGCCTTCGGACCGGACAATACGGGCCCGAACATTCTGGTCGACGACACGCTGCCGTTCGAGGTGGACAAGACATTGCTCGGCGCGGTAAAGGACTCGATCGTGCAGGGTTTCCAGTGGGGCACGCGTGAAGGTCCGCTCTGCGAGGAACCGATTCGAAACGTAAAGTTCAAAATTTTGGATGCCGTGATTGCACAGGAGTCACTGCATCGCGGTGGTGGTCAAATCATTCCGACGGCACGTCGTGTCGCCTACTCCGCGTTCCTCATGGCAACACCGCGCTTGATGGAACCGTATCTGTTCGTCGAGGTACAAGCGCCAGCCGATTGCGTGTCTTCGGTGTACACAGTGCTGGCGCGTCGTCGAGGTCATGTCACGCAGGACGCACCCGTGCCCGGTTCGCCGCTCTACCTCATCAAAGCGTTCATTCCGGCGATCGATTCGTTCGGCTTCGAGACGGACCTGCGGACGCACACACAGGGCCAGGCGTTCTGTCTGTCCGTGTTTCACCACTGGCAGATCGTACCGGGTGATCCGCTTGACAAAAGCATCGTCATACGGCCACTCGAGCCGCAACCGGCAACGCACCTTGCACGTGAATTCATGATCAAAACCCGCCGCCGAAAGGGCCTCTCGGAGGACGTATCGATCAACAAGTTCTTTGACGACCCCATGTTGCTCGAACTGGCACGACAGGATGTGCTGCTGAACTATCCGATCTAA
- the LOC131285594 gene encoding uncharacterized protein LOC131285594, with the protein MDDYPNTSEDPTVRRQFAENIFQILRPLSASEMPRSCPVDGESSECSALSDPFSDLDESYVLLDQRKKKPGVDETDELLLMNQFTPEFRSAYDELAGQEPLSARSPEQPIPCQTCQDDPAAGFSPKFRSFIDEMLRKCDLQHHQEEKRRREQQQAQQRKKQGRVRTVVSEESFCPVETDSLSGIWRMLDAVSENEQELFTTTGPHYDLYYDRRFAWMTRDEIAWDQIEASKKKCEQWLKFPCQMPEESSRPK; encoded by the exons ATGGACGACTATCCCAACACGAGCGAAGATCCGACCGTGCGGCGCCAGTTCGCGGAGAACATCTTTCAGATACTGCGTCCACTGTCCGCCTCCGAGATGCCCCGTAGTTGTCCGGTCGATGGCGAGTCTTCGGAGTGTAGTGCCCTCTCAGATCCGTTCTCGGATCTGGACGAATCATACGTGTTACTTGATCAGCGGAAAAAG AAACCTGGAGTCGATGAGACCGAtgagctgctgctgatgaatcAGTTCACGCCGGAGTTCCGGTCGGCGTACGACGAACTGGCCGGCCAGGAACCCCTTTCGGCACGGAGCCCCGAGCAGCCGATTCCATGCCAGACCTGCCAGGATGATCCGGCGGCCGGTTTCAGTCCAAAGTTTCGCTCGTTCATCGACGAGATGCTGCGTAAATGTGATCTGCAGCACCATCAGGAGGAAAAGCGCCGTCGAGAGCAGCAACAGGCCCAGCAGCGAAAGAAACAGGGCCGCGTCCGGACGGTCGTGTCGGAGGAATCGTTCTGTCCGGTCGAGACGGACTCGCTTTCGGGCATCTGGCGCATGCTGGACGCCGTATCGGAGAACGAACAGGAGTTGTTCACGACCACCGGACCACACTACGACCTGTACTACGATCGTCGGTTTGCGTGGATGACCCGGGACGAGATTGCGTGGGACCAGATCGAGGCGTCGAAGAAAAAGTGTGAACAGTGGCTAAAGTTTCCCTGTCAGATGCCCGAGGAGAGTTCCCGACCGAAATGA